In a genomic window of Micromonospora cremea:
- a CDS encoding WxL protein peptidoglycan domain-containing protein, which translates to MSTTPTRRKSTVAALLRTAALALLATAAVAGLAPGPALAREGDVAWTVRTASNSYGAARSSFSYAVNPGGQVEDAMVVANRGPVPLSLAVYAADGFTTGAGQLDLLAKDGKSVAVGAWVHADRGSVTIQPGKTAQVPFKITVPDNATPGDYVGGVLTSLTQADQAEGINVDRRLGIRIKLRVGGELKPSLAIEDLHVTYGGTFNPFSRGDATVTYKIHNSGNAALSGQQAVSVSGPFGSLRVGAAGIAAPPELLPGESWTVTVPVRGVAPAVWLAATATLTPRLTDASGSTTSLKPVQATTHGWALPWMLALVLVVLVAALVGTLQYRRRNQVRRRTREEARVRDAVEQALRGQEPQAS; encoded by the coding sequence ATGTCTACGACCCCAACGCGCCGGAAATCGACCGTCGCCGCCCTCCTCCGTACCGCCGCCCTGGCTCTGCTCGCCACCGCCGCCGTTGCCGGCCTGGCTCCGGGCCCCGCGCTGGCAAGGGAAGGCGACGTCGCCTGGACGGTCCGGACGGCCTCCAACAGCTACGGCGCCGCCCGGTCCAGCTTCAGCTACGCCGTGAACCCCGGTGGGCAGGTCGAGGACGCGATGGTCGTCGCCAACCGCGGCCCGGTCCCGCTCAGTCTTGCCGTCTACGCCGCCGACGGCTTCACCACCGGCGCGGGCCAGCTCGACCTGCTCGCCAAGGATGGAAAGTCCGTGGCGGTCGGCGCCTGGGTCCACGCCGATCGCGGCAGCGTCACGATCCAGCCGGGAAAGACCGCCCAGGTCCCCTTCAAGATCACCGTTCCCGACAACGCCACGCCCGGCGACTACGTCGGCGGCGTCCTCACCTCGCTGACACAGGCGGACCAGGCCGAGGGCATCAACGTGGATCGGCGCCTCGGTATCCGGATCAAATTGCGGGTCGGCGGCGAGCTGAAGCCGAGCCTCGCGATCGAGGATCTCCACGTGACGTACGGCGGCACGTTCAACCCGTTCAGCAGGGGCGACGCCACGGTCACCTACAAGATTCACAACTCCGGCAACGCCGCCCTCTCCGGCCAGCAGGCGGTGTCGGTCTCAGGGCCGTTCGGTTCGCTGCGGGTCGGAGCGGCCGGGATCGCGGCACCGCCGGAGCTGCTGCCGGGTGAGAGCTGGACCGTGACGGTGCCCGTACGTGGCGTGGCGCCCGCCGTGTGGCTGGCGGCGACCGCGACCCTCACACCCCGGCTCACCGACGCGTCGGGTTCCACCACCTCGCTCAAGCCGGTCCAGGCCACGACGCACGGCTGGGCCCTGCCATGGATGCTGGCGCTGGTGCTCGTCGTACTGGTCGCCGCACTCGTGGGGACGCTTCAGTACCGACGCCGCAACCAGGTCCGGCGCAGGACGCGTGAGGAGGCCCGGGTGCGCGACGCCGTCGAGCAGGCGCTCCGCGGCCAGGAGCCCCAGGCGTCCTGA
- a CDS encoding PRC-barrel domain-containing protein — protein sequence MQPSIFNPWAWRDPSALAGGYAQTTPSVTPPEGSDGGHEGPDAPGPGTPVDLVGYRVQASDGRIGTVDEASNEADAQYLVVDTGPWILGHKVLLPAGTVARVDHLERSVQVELTRQEIKDAPPFDPDSAGPEYRERVGSYYAESYRPQQAR from the coding sequence GTGCAACCCTCGATCTTCAATCCGTGGGCCTGGCGCGACCCGTCCGCCCTCGCCGGCGGGTACGCGCAGACCACCCCGTCGGTCACCCCGCCGGAGGGCTCCGACGGTGGGCACGAAGGGCCGGACGCTCCCGGCCCCGGCACACCCGTCGACCTGGTCGGCTACCGGGTGCAGGCGAGCGACGGGCGGATCGGCACCGTCGACGAGGCGAGCAACGAGGCGGACGCGCAGTACCTGGTGGTCGACACCGGGCCGTGGATTCTCGGCCACAAGGTGCTGCTGCCGGCCGGCACGGTGGCCAGGGTGGACCACCTGGAGCGCAGCGTGCAGGTCGAACTGACACGGCAGGAGATCAAGGACGCTCCGCCGTTCGACCCGGACTCGGCCGGCCCGGAGTACCGGGAACGCGTCGGCAGCTACTACGCCGAGAGCTACCGGCCACAACAGGCGCGGTAA
- a CDS encoding SCO4848 family membrane protein, whose amino-acid sequence MVLSRGWALFLVGVGIWTWVIWPRFAVAIWQDPRSWTSGAVGDGSPTSFLWVHALLIGASLAIGTTVGVLGVRAWFAARRRQSLPGA is encoded by the coding sequence ATGGTGCTGTCGCGAGGGTGGGCTCTCTTCCTGGTCGGAGTTGGGATCTGGACCTGGGTGATCTGGCCGAGGTTCGCGGTCGCGATCTGGCAGGACCCGCGCTCCTGGACATCCGGTGCGGTGGGAGACGGCTCGCCTACCAGCTTTCTGTGGGTGCACGCGCTCCTGATCGGGGCGTCCCTGGCGATCGGCACCACCGTCGGCGTCCTCGGTGTCCGCGCCTGGTTCGCCGCCCGCCGCCGCCAGAGCCTTCCGGGCGCCTGA
- a CDS encoding DUF4328 domain-containing protein, which produces MEPTISDQSAGPSLAMTGRRRAVQLAVAALTLWVGVDVLRAIFVVGYYEERINVATHGNVDVLPAWPAYHLMADLVPRGAVPAAADRLWILGAMVAAAAFVTWLHQARRTAGRLGGGLAWSPGWAVGGWFVPVVNLSIPTLRTASGRRRSGAPRRSAR; this is translated from the coding sequence GTGGAACCGACGATCAGCGACCAATCGGCCGGCCCGTCGCTGGCGATGACCGGGCGACGACGTGCGGTCCAGCTGGCGGTCGCCGCACTGACTCTGTGGGTCGGTGTCGACGTGCTCCGCGCCATCTTCGTGGTGGGCTACTACGAAGAGCGGATCAACGTGGCGACCCACGGAAACGTCGACGTCCTGCCGGCCTGGCCGGCGTACCACCTGATGGCTGACCTGGTGCCGCGCGGCGCGGTGCCCGCGGCGGCCGACCGGTTGTGGATTCTCGGTGCGATGGTCGCGGCCGCGGCCTTCGTCACCTGGCTCCACCAGGCACGGCGCACCGCCGGACGCCTGGGCGGCGGGCTGGCGTGGTCACCCGGCTGGGCGGTGGGCGGGTGGTTCGTTCCGGTCGTCAACCTGTCGATCCCGACGCTCAGGACGGCTTCGGGCCGCAGACGTAGCGGGGCTCCGCGTCGTAGCGCCAGGTGA
- a CDS encoding RNA polymerase sigma factor, with translation MPDKGAAGTGPVGSSVEAVFREERGRLLASLVHRFGDLDLAEEVASEAIEAALVHWPTDGVPSRPGAWLLTTARRRAVDRLRRDRVLATRLAVLQAEAERADAAPPADADRDLPDDRLALFFTCAHPALPAQDRGALTLRFLAGLTTTEVARAFLVPPATMAQRLVRAKRKIRDARIPFRVPGADELPERLPTVLQAVYSIFTEGYAASSGPDLQRTDLAEEAIRLARILRRLLPAEREVAGLLGLMLLIHARRAARTGPDGGVVLLDDQDRGRWDHRMIDEGRRLVLVALTGGPPGPYGLQAAIAALHDEAADVASTDWPQVVALYDVLLGLVPSPVVALNRAAAVAMRDGPEAGLALLDELADDPRLRGYHLYPATRADLLRRLGRYGEAAAAYRSALTLVGTEPERAHLLRRLESVIAEEPAD, from the coding sequence GTGCCCGACAAGGGGGCAGCCGGAACGGGGCCGGTCGGGTCGTCCGTCGAGGCGGTGTTTCGGGAGGAGCGTGGCCGGCTGCTCGCCTCGCTCGTGCATCGCTTCGGCGACCTCGACCTGGCCGAGGAGGTCGCCTCCGAGGCCATCGAGGCGGCGTTGGTGCACTGGCCGACCGACGGCGTCCCGAGTCGGCCGGGCGCCTGGCTGCTCACCACGGCACGCCGCCGCGCGGTGGACCGGCTGCGCCGCGACCGGGTGCTGGCCACCCGGCTCGCCGTGCTTCAGGCCGAGGCCGAGCGGGCGGACGCCGCACCGCCCGCCGACGCGGACCGCGACCTGCCCGACGACCGACTGGCGCTCTTCTTCACCTGCGCCCACCCGGCCCTGCCCGCACAGGACCGCGGCGCGCTCACCCTGCGCTTCCTCGCCGGCCTCACCACGACCGAGGTCGCGCGGGCGTTCCTGGTGCCACCCGCGACCATGGCCCAGCGACTCGTCCGGGCCAAGCGGAAGATCCGCGACGCCCGTATCCCGTTCCGGGTACCGGGCGCCGACGAACTACCCGAACGCCTGCCCACGGTGCTCCAGGCGGTCTACTCGATCTTCACCGAGGGGTACGCCGCCAGCTCCGGCCCGGATCTCCAGCGGACCGACCTCGCGGAGGAGGCCATCCGGCTGGCCCGGATCCTGCGCCGGCTGCTGCCCGCCGAGCGGGAGGTCGCCGGGCTGCTCGGGCTGATGCTGCTCATCCACGCCCGGCGCGCCGCGCGTACCGGGCCGGACGGCGGGGTGGTCCTCCTCGACGACCAGGACCGCGGACGCTGGGACCACCGCATGATCGACGAGGGGCGCCGGCTGGTGCTGGTCGCGCTGACCGGCGGACCACCCGGCCCGTACGGGCTGCAGGCCGCCATCGCCGCACTGCACGACGAGGCCGCCGACGTCGCCAGCACCGACTGGCCCCAGGTGGTGGCGCTCTACGACGTACTGCTCGGCCTGGTTCCCTCGCCGGTCGTCGCGCTCAACCGGGCCGCCGCGGTGGCCATGCGGGACGGGCCGGAGGCCGGGCTCGCCCTGCTGGACGAGTTGGCCGATGATCCGCGGCTGCGTGGCTACCACCTCTATCCGGCCACCCGGGCCGACCTGCTGCGCCGGCTCGGCCGGTACGGCGAGGCCGCGGCGGCGTACCGCAGCGCCCTGACGCTGGTCGGCACCGAACCGGAACGGGCGCACCTGCTCCGCCGGCTGGAATCCGTCATCGCCGAGGAGCCGGCCGACTGA
- a CDS encoding NADP-dependent oxidoreductase — translation MVDGDVPEQMQAAAFDEFGGPEVITLRILPVPEVADDEVLIKVWNAGVGVWDAYEREGVLVPEGAAFPIVPGSDGAGTVAAIGGQVTNVAVGDLVYVAATTRPKGGFYAEYAVAKAEYAAKLPQGVSAQHAGAMPTDALTALAGLDALGLPTGAWLLIFGASGGQGHLAVQLAKRQGLKVIAVASGPDGVALVTRIGADVSLDGHGDHTQVIARIREAAPDGVAGILAMAGGETLDRLTETLSDGGVVAYAHGVRPEPRERPGAPVRAYDGVANPGQLQRLNELIEAGPFEVHVAETFPLGKVVEAHRRLKTSFPGKLLLTIR, via the coding sequence ATGGTTGACGGGGATGTGCCCGAGCAGATGCAGGCCGCGGCCTTCGACGAGTTCGGCGGGCCGGAGGTGATCACCCTGCGGATTCTGCCGGTGCCGGAGGTCGCCGACGACGAGGTGCTGATCAAGGTGTGGAACGCCGGCGTCGGGGTGTGGGACGCGTACGAGCGGGAGGGCGTGCTGGTGCCCGAGGGCGCCGCGTTCCCGATCGTGCCCGGCTCCGACGGTGCCGGAACCGTCGCCGCGATCGGCGGCCAGGTGACCAACGTGGCGGTCGGTGACCTGGTCTACGTCGCCGCCACCACCCGGCCGAAGGGCGGTTTCTACGCCGAGTACGCGGTGGCGAAGGCGGAGTACGCCGCAAAGCTGCCCCAGGGTGTGTCGGCGCAGCACGCGGGCGCCATGCCCACCGACGCGCTGACCGCGCTGGCCGGGCTGGACGCCCTCGGTCTGCCGACCGGCGCCTGGCTGCTGATCTTCGGTGCGAGCGGCGGTCAGGGCCACCTGGCCGTGCAGTTGGCCAAGCGACAGGGGCTCAAGGTGATCGCCGTGGCCTCCGGGCCGGACGGCGTGGCACTGGTGACCCGGATCGGCGCCGACGTGTCCCTCGACGGCCACGGCGACCACACCCAGGTGATCGCGCGGATCCGGGAGGCGGCCCCGGATGGCGTGGCCGGAATCCTGGCGATGGCCGGCGGCGAGACGCTGGACCGGCTCACCGAAACGCTGTCCGACGGCGGGGTGGTCGCGTACGCCCACGGTGTGCGGCCGGAGCCGCGCGAGCGGCCGGGCGCTCCGGTCCGCGCGTACGACGGTGTCGCCAACCCCGGGCAGTTGCAGCGCCTCAACGAGCTCATCGAGGCGGGGCCGTTCGAGGTGCACGTCGCCGAGACGTTCCCGCTGGGCAAGGTGGTGGAGGCCCACCGGCGGCTGAAGACCTCCTTTCCGGGCAAGCTGCTGCTGACGATCCGCTAG
- a CDS encoding YciI family protein, which produces MLLFMSPTTEWDAPVDGCDFEDWIRYDREMKDAGIWVSGYPLQDLTTCTTVQVGPAGDRTITDGPFAETREVLGGYDIIDVPDLDAALEWAARSPGALGGGSVQVRPVAEIEVEV; this is translated from the coding sequence ATGCTGCTGTTCATGAGCCCCACGACGGAATGGGACGCGCCCGTCGACGGGTGCGACTTCGAGGACTGGATCCGCTACGACCGGGAGATGAAGGACGCCGGGATCTGGGTGTCCGGGTACCCCTTGCAGGATCTGACCACCTGCACGACCGTGCAGGTCGGCCCGGCCGGCGATCGCACGATCACCGACGGACCGTTCGCGGAGACCCGCGAGGTGCTCGGCGGGTACGACATCATCGACGTGCCGGACCTCGACGCCGCACTGGAATGGGCGGCCCGCAGCCCGGGTGCCCTCGGCGGCGGGTCGGTCCAGGTGCGCCCGGTCGCCGAGATCGAGGTCGAGGTCTGA
- a CDS encoding DUF6194 family protein produces the protein MASSSMPAAWSFDLGADDIAELILALPEVAVVLADEASGAPRSSWGDRFFFVGPDRRRPFATLVGQDTAGFDEDSELDRPGVFRLSLDLGREEFERRFGYPPAQSAEHRSAIDFTALDQIVPHPAYGTHGWACVLNPGPRSLTEVDRLLAHAHHRALRRHQRSLDRQHRPD, from the coding sequence ATGGCTTCTTCATCCATGCCCGCCGCCTGGTCGTTCGACCTCGGCGCCGACGACATCGCCGAGCTCATCCTCGCCCTGCCCGAGGTGGCCGTCGTCCTCGCCGACGAGGCTTCCGGCGCACCACGGTCCAGCTGGGGCGACCGGTTCTTCTTCGTCGGGCCGGACCGCCGCCGGCCGTTCGCCACCCTCGTCGGGCAGGACACCGCCGGCTTCGACGAGGACTCGGAACTCGACCGGCCCGGAGTCTTCCGGCTCAGCCTGGACCTCGGCCGGGAGGAGTTCGAGCGTCGGTTCGGCTACCCGCCGGCGCAGTCCGCCGAGCATCGCTCCGCGATCGACTTCACGGCGCTCGACCAGATCGTTCCCCATCCCGCGTACGGCACCCACGGGTGGGCGTGCGTGCTCAACCCGGGTCCGCGCAGCCTGACCGAGGTCGACCGGTTGCTCGCGCACGCGCATCACCGGGCGCTACGGCGCCACCAGCGTTCGCTCGACCGCCAGCACCGCCCGGACTGA
- the trpS gene encoding tryptophan--tRNA ligase, whose translation MSIARMLTGDRPTGRLHLGHYVGSIANRVRLHHRYESFFIIADLHMLTTRNRREDIDQVSGNAREMVTDILAAGVDPARATFYLQSAIPEVGDLNTLLQNLVTVPRLERVPSLKDMARDAGKEEMPYGLLGYPVLQAADILCVKGEVVPVGRDNAAHVEVTREIARRFNHLYGRVFPVPELIPADTPSLVGTDGAAKMSKSRGNTIALSDDPATVRRKVLGMYTDPNRVRADVPGKVEGNPVFAYHEVFNPDRDEVADLARRYRAGRVGDVEVKERLIVALERFLEPIRERRAAIEADRGLVDRLIVEGTERTRQEVRQTLIEVRRAMGLTGAYQQVRRRAERSRRRTDAPA comes from the coding sequence ATGTCCATCGCACGAATGCTCACCGGGGACCGGCCCACCGGCCGCCTGCACCTCGGCCACTACGTCGGCAGCATCGCCAACCGGGTGCGGCTGCACCACCGCTACGAGAGCTTCTTCATCATCGCCGACCTGCACATGCTCACCACCAGGAATCGCCGCGAGGACATCGACCAGGTCTCCGGCAACGCCCGCGAGATGGTGACCGACATCCTCGCCGCCGGCGTCGACCCGGCGCGGGCCACCTTCTACCTCCAGTCCGCCATCCCGGAGGTCGGCGACCTCAACACCCTCCTTCAGAACCTGGTGACCGTGCCCCGGCTGGAGCGGGTGCCGTCGTTGAAGGACATGGCCCGGGACGCCGGCAAGGAGGAGATGCCGTACGGGCTGCTGGGTTACCCGGTGCTCCAGGCCGCGGACATCCTCTGCGTGAAGGGGGAGGTGGTCCCGGTCGGCCGGGACAACGCGGCGCACGTCGAGGTGACCCGGGAGATCGCCCGCCGGTTCAACCACCTGTACGGCCGGGTCTTCCCGGTCCCCGAACTGATTCCGGCGGACACGCCGAGCCTGGTGGGCACCGACGGCGCGGCCAAGATGAGCAAGAGCCGGGGCAACACGATCGCCCTCTCCGACGACCCGGCCACGGTGCGTCGCAAGGTGCTCGGCATGTACACCGATCCGAACCGGGTGCGGGCCGACGTGCCGGGCAAGGTGGAGGGCAACCCGGTCTTCGCGTACCACGAGGTGTTCAACCCGGACCGGGACGAGGTGGCCGACCTGGCCCGGCGCTACCGGGCCGGGCGTGTGGGCGACGTCGAGGTCAAGGAGCGGCTGATCGTCGCGCTGGAGCGGTTCCTGGAGCCGATCAGGGAACGTCGGGCCGCGATCGAGGCCGACCGCGGGCTGGTCGACCGGCTGATCGTCGAGGGCACCGAACGGACCCGTCAGGAGGTACGGCAGACGCTGATCGAGGTCCGTCGGGCGATGGGGCTGACCGGCGCGTACCAGCAGGTTCGCCGGCGGGCCGAGCGGAGCAGGCGGCGGACGGACGCCCCGGCCTGA
- a CDS encoding HAD family hydrolase gives MSLPLPAGEFAAYLFDCDGTIVDSMPLHYIAWQRALDEWGCEFPEDLFYAWGGRPAADIIVALNERHGLTMPVATVDERRESYYQEQLPQLAAVPEVLAHIHAAHRRVPFAVVSGGTRASVTASLDALGLLDRFDVLVCADDYTRAKPDPEAFLLAAEQLGVPPGSCLVFEDTDLGIRAATAAGMASVRVPQPRDRSEV, from the coding sequence GTGAGTCTCCCTCTGCCAGCCGGCGAGTTCGCGGCGTACCTGTTCGACTGCGACGGCACCATCGTCGACTCGATGCCGCTGCACTACATCGCGTGGCAGCGGGCCCTGGACGAGTGGGGCTGCGAGTTCCCCGAGGACCTCTTCTACGCGTGGGGCGGTCGGCCGGCCGCCGACATCATCGTCGCCCTGAACGAGCGGCACGGCCTGACCATGCCGGTGGCGACCGTCGACGAACGCCGGGAGAGCTACTACCAGGAGCAGCTGCCGCAGCTCGCCGCCGTGCCCGAGGTGCTGGCGCACATCCACGCCGCGCACCGGCGGGTCCCGTTCGCTGTCGTCTCCGGCGGCACCCGGGCCTCGGTCACCGCCTCGCTCGACGCGCTCGGCCTGCTCGACCGGTTCGACGTGCTGGTCTGCGCCGACGACTACACGCGGGCCAAGCCCGACCCGGAGGCCTTCCTGCTCGCGGCGGAGCAGCTCGGCGTACCCCCGGGCTCCTGCCTGGTGTTCGAGGACACCGACCTGGGCATCCGGGCCGCCACCGCGGCCGGCATGGCATCGGTACGCGTCCCGCAACCCCGGGACCGATCCGAGGTGTGA
- a CDS encoding TioE family transcriptional regulator codes for MPPLEPELNPQSAGHAYRPVDLAREHGISSQAVRNYERDGVIPAARRTPSGYRVYTEVHAAGLRAYLALVAAHGYATGGEIMRAAVGGDLGTALRAVDTSHAQLLRDRETLDAVETTIGVLTAAPTPTPPGRPLTVGDLAHRLGVTPATLRKWERAGVLSPARDRPSQQRQYGPEDVRDAELAHLLRRGGYRLDHIATVMRQVRAADGPGPLAASLHAWRERLATRGHAMLVAAGHLAGYLATTGP; via the coding sequence TTGCCGCCGTTGGAGCCCGAGCTGAACCCTCAAAGCGCAGGACATGCCTACCGGCCGGTGGACCTGGCCCGGGAGCACGGCATCTCCAGCCAGGCCGTCCGCAACTACGAGCGCGACGGCGTCATCCCCGCAGCCCGGCGTACGCCAAGCGGCTACCGGGTCTACACCGAGGTGCACGCCGCGGGGCTGCGCGCGTACCTGGCGCTCGTCGCGGCGCACGGGTACGCGACGGGTGGCGAGATCATGCGGGCCGCCGTCGGCGGCGACCTGGGCACCGCCCTGCGCGCCGTCGACACCAGTCACGCGCAACTGCTGCGCGACCGCGAAACGCTCGACGCCGTCGAGACGACCATCGGGGTGCTCACCGCCGCGCCGACCCCGACCCCGCCCGGCCGACCGCTGACCGTCGGCGACCTCGCCCACCGGCTCGGGGTGACACCGGCGACGCTTCGGAAGTGGGAGCGGGCCGGCGTCCTGTCCCCGGCGCGCGACCGCCCCTCACAGCAGCGGCAGTACGGCCCCGAGGACGTCCGCGACGCCGAGCTGGCCCATCTCCTGCGCCGGGGCGGTTACCGGTTGGACCACATCGCGACCGTGATGCGGCAGGTACGCGCGGCCGACGGCCCGGGGCCGCTGGCGGCGTCCCTGCACGCCTGGCGGGAACGGCTGGCCACGCGCGGACACGCGATGCTGGTGGCCGCCGGTCACCTCGCCGGCTACCTGGCGACGACCGGGCCGTGA
- a CDS encoding VanW family protein, which translates to MTLYGEKSPPADDRPTVQVTAVTWPDDGPGPVTVPTGEPEGGRSRPRRVRMLLAAGVTGGVLAAVAGAGAWAYAGDVPRGTTVLGTELGGRSRTDADRELRAELDRRAAALAAPLRVTVGERTAEIKPTDVGLAVDVAATVAAAAETDAHPVSRLVGSRTVDPVVTVDVDRLDAALRKVLGDQARPMTMPAITYQGTTPKVVQPKPGLAFDPQRSADAVRAGWLAGAPVTVPLVESQPVTTAEELDRLVAELAKPAVAAPVTVRTDKGSVKIPPAAIAKSLRFNADKAGKLTPAVDVKRLRSALGDDLDAIEVPPKDATMTISGGRPKVTDGRPGQQLDTATLGRDLLAVLPKSDGREVTGELKPTPPELTAEKLAGLGIKERVSTFTTRFTGGMASSRSQNIATIAKEVDGTVVLPGKTFSLNGHTGERAYAQGYRDAPVILDGKLVPGVGGGTSQFTTTLFNATYYAGLEDVEHKPHSYWFDRYPAVIESTIFWPNLDFKFRNNTQYGLLIDTSYTSSTITVSIWSTKIYDSVKTEYGPRRNVTTPKLIHLEPGPTCIPSNGINGFTQDAFRVIKKGGVVVKREKFTWRYDAEPRYVCGPKPS; encoded by the coding sequence GTGACGCTGTACGGCGAAAAGAGTCCACCCGCCGACGACCGGCCCACCGTGCAGGTCACCGCGGTCACCTGGCCGGACGACGGGCCGGGGCCGGTCACGGTGCCCACCGGAGAGCCGGAGGGCGGCCGGAGCCGGCCGCGCCGGGTACGGATGCTCCTCGCCGCCGGCGTCACCGGCGGCGTGCTCGCCGCCGTGGCGGGCGCCGGCGCCTGGGCGTACGCCGGGGACGTTCCCCGCGGCACCACCGTGCTCGGCACCGAGCTGGGTGGCCGGAGCCGCACCGACGCCGACCGGGAGTTGCGGGCGGAGCTGGATCGGCGGGCGGCGGCCCTCGCCGCGCCGCTGCGGGTCACCGTCGGGGAGCGCACGGCCGAGATCAAGCCCACCGACGTGGGGCTGGCCGTCGACGTCGCGGCCACCGTGGCGGCCGCCGCCGAGACCGACGCGCACCCGGTCAGCCGGCTGGTCGGCTCCCGCACCGTCGACCCGGTCGTCACCGTCGACGTGGATCGGCTCGACGCCGCGCTCCGTAAGGTGCTCGGCGACCAGGCCCGCCCGATGACGATGCCGGCGATCACCTACCAGGGCACCACGCCGAAGGTGGTCCAGCCCAAGCCGGGGCTGGCGTTCGACCCGCAGCGCTCCGCCGACGCCGTTCGCGCCGGGTGGCTGGCCGGCGCCCCGGTCACCGTGCCGCTGGTGGAAAGCCAGCCGGTGACCACCGCCGAGGAGTTGGACCGGCTGGTCGCCGAGCTGGCGAAGCCGGCGGTAGCCGCACCGGTCACCGTGCGCACCGACAAGGGTTCGGTGAAGATCCCGCCCGCCGCCATCGCGAAGAGCCTGCGGTTCAACGCCGACAAGGCCGGCAAGCTGACCCCGGCGGTGGACGTCAAGCGGCTGCGCTCGGCGCTCGGCGACGACCTGGACGCCATCGAGGTGCCGCCGAAGGACGCGACGATGACCATTTCCGGTGGCCGACCGAAGGTCACCGACGGGCGGCCCGGGCAGCAGCTGGACACCGCCACCCTGGGCCGTGACCTGCTGGCCGTGCTGCCCAAGTCGGACGGCCGCGAGGTGACGGGCGAGCTGAAGCCGACGCCTCCCGAGCTGACCGCGGAGAAGCTGGCCGGTCTGGGCATCAAGGAGCGGGTGTCCACGTTCACCACCCGGTTCACCGGGGGCATGGCCTCGTCGCGCAGCCAGAACATCGCCACGATCGCCAAGGAGGTGGACGGCACGGTCGTGCTGCCAGGGAAGACGTTCTCGCTGAACGGGCACACCGGCGAGCGCGCCTACGCGCAGGGCTACCGGGACGCGCCGGTGATCCTGGACGGCAAGCTGGTGCCGGGGGTCGGGGGTGGCACCTCGCAGTTCACCACCACGTTGTTCAACGCCACCTACTACGCGGGGCTGGAGGACGTCGAGCACAAGCCGCACTCGTACTGGTTCGACCGGTACCCGGCAGTCATCGAGTCGACCATCTTCTGGCCCAACCTGGACTTCAAGTTCCGCAACAACACCCAGTACGGCCTGCTCATCGACACCTCCTACACGTCGAGCACGATCACCGTGTCGATCTGGAGCACCAAGATCTACGACAGCGTGAAGACGGAGTACGGCCCGCGCCGCAACGTCACCACGCCGAAGCTGATCCACCTCGAACCCGGCCCGACGTGCATCCCGAGCAACGGCATCAACGGCTTCACCCAGGACGCGTTCCGGGTCATCAAGAAGGGCGGGGTGGTGGTCAAGCGGGAGAAGTTCACCTGGCGCTACGACGCGGAGCCCCGCTACGTCTGCGGCCCGAAGCCGTCCTGA